ATCCCTGTTGTATCTTTTGTAGTGTTATttgcctgtttgtcttttcattttaagccatgacgttgtcagtttattctcAATCTATTAGTTCGACTATCCCTATTGTATCTTTTGTagtgttgtttgtctgtttgccttttcatttttagccataacgttgtgagtttattttcattctaTTGGTTCGACTATCCCTATTATATCTTTTGTTgtgttatttgtctttttgccttttcatttttagccatgacgttgtcaatttattttcaatctattggTTCGACTATCCCTATCGTATCTTTTGTAGTGTTATTTGCCTTTttgccttttcatttttagccatgacgttgtcaatttattttcaatctattggTTCGACTATCCCTATCGTATCTTTTGTAGTGTTATTTGCCTTTttgccttttcatttttagccatgacgttgtcagtttatttttaatctattgGTTCGACTATCCCTATTGTATCTTTTGTAGTGTTATTTGCCTGTttgccttttcatttttagccatgacgttgtcagtttatttttgatttattggttCGACTATCCCTATTGTTTCTTGTATCTTTTGTAGTGTTATTTGCCTGTttgccttttcatttttagccatgacattgtcagtttatttttaatctattgGTTCGACTATCCCTATTGTTTCTTGTATCTTTtgtactgttatttgtctgttggacttttcatttttagccatgacgttgtcagtttttttttcaaaatattggttCGACTATCCCTATTGTATCTTTTGTAGTATTATTTGCCTGTttgccttttcatttttagccatgacgttatcagtttattttcactATCCCTATTGTATCTTTCGTCCGACTTTTAATAAGAGTTAAGATATCGTTATCAAAAGTCGAATGACTGCAAGTAATATGTGTACtcaaaatatgttattaattaaacacaaaaatacttgACTCAATGGAAAATTCAAGGCCTTAAGcaaatgacaatattaaatgataaaacacatccaACGAACTGGCAAagtcatgacttggtacagacattttcaaaatcaacttgATAGCGATAAACCTATCACCTGACAGTCTcataaagtttcattaaattaacaaaacagaCATTATGATAGTAAAAATAGGCGAACAACAGTCATCAATGCGGCACAATctcaattagaaaaaaaacacacaaatatttaacaaaaataaacaaaagcgtctaccaaattcaacaaatcaaacaaaaatcaagaaaatactgaactctgaggaaaattcaatcggaaagtttccaatcacatggcaaaatcaaatgacaaaacacataaaaaacgaatggacaataacCGCAATTATTGCTTACTtatattagtttttatatatcaattcaTAAGGGATTGAAATTTTAGAAGTCCTGTGACTTAATGGTAAGGGTCACATGAACTCTATTGTAGACAAAAACAGCGcttaaacaaaaattgcaaTACAAAATGCCATCGTAAATTTCTTTGGAATGTAGACATCAtggatataaaataataaatatttgtttctaataatttaagttttgtttttcaaatattgataatcttaaaaaaaactgtttatttttttgaaattcttatttttcaaactgGTCAGTATCTACAAGCTATTTCTGTTAAATTCAGTATGGTCAACCGCTGGatattgttgttatattttcagACTTAACAGTACCTGGATACTTCTGTAATTTTCAGACTTGTCAATAActgaatatttgttatttttcagacTTGTCAGTAATTGACTATTTGTTATAATTCAGACTTGTCAGTAACTGACTATTTGTTATAATTCAGACTTGCCAGTAACTGACTATATGTTATAATTCAGACTTGTCAGTAATTGAATGTTTGTTATAATTCAGACTTGTCAGTAACTGACTATTTGTTATAATTCAGACTTGTCAGTAACTGACTATTTGTTATAATTCAGACTTGGGAATAACTGACTATATGTTATAATTCAGACTTGTCAGTAACTGAATGTTTGTTATAATTCAGACTTGTCAGTAACTGACTATTTGTTATAATTCAGACTTGTCAGTAACTGACTATTTGTTATAATTCAGACTTGTCAATAACTGACTATATGTTATAATTCAGACTTGTCAGTAACTGAATGTTTGTTATAATTCAGACTTGTCAATAACTGACTATTTGTTATAATTCAGAGTTGTCAGTAACTGAATGTTTGTTATAATTGAGACTTGTCAGTAACTGACTATTTGTTATAATTCAGACTTGTCAATAACTGACTATATGTGTTATAATTCAGACTTGTCAGTAActgaatttttgttatttttctatcTTGACAGGTACTGactatttgttatattttagacTTGTCAGTACTTCAATATGGCCCACGGTGTTGGACGTCGTATCTAAGTGAGTTCACCTGCCTCAATAACAAAGTGCTGCGAGACAGATAATTGTAAcagtaaatattttacatttttcatgttacatatattttacattttacgtgttatttgcattttacatgttatataattgTGTAATAGATGTGCCTTGATGTGCCTAGGTTAATTCCCCTTAATTTGGACAGATTAATTATTTAGtataataaattgttatgtTATTGTTCATAAACCATCTTTACCAGGATCATACACACCTATACAGGTAAATTTCACTGCCCTTAATCCCAGACGGCTTATATTACAGGAGCTGTGGTGgtattcattgttattttgtttttgtcctgaacattcatgaaacatttgccacagTACGTTTAGTAAttaacaatcaatcattcaatcaatcaacatTGTGTCATTTCAACGCAAAGAATATTGATTACTTTGCGTTGAAATGACacaattttgattgattgattgattaaataTGTAAAACTGAAGTTAATAAGTAATTTGGTCAATATGTTAAGAATGTTGGACATTGAAATTATTGCTTCAAATGGTGTCTAACTGGTATTATATCAGTACGCTCAccttatgaaaatgaaaaaaactagCCAGCTAGACACTCATTCTTTTATGAACTGTTCTAAAAATGTTACCTTGATTTCACAACTTTCGACACGaagcttttttttaatgataaaacatattgaTGATTTAGCTTTATGATTAACAGCTATGTTTTAACTTATCTTGAAATACTAGTTAATATATCAAACACATTCTGCATTTGTATGCGCTTGTCCTAGGTCAGTAACCTATTATTCCACAGATGTGGTTTGTTGGTTTGGTTCATATGTGTGTCTCTGTAATAAGACATCGGTCGTCCTGTATGAATGGTTTTACGCTAGAATTTATAGTTTGCTGATTGGTGTGCGCCGCGGcttcgtactttgacctattgtTAACTTTTATTACATTGGGACTCGAATGGAGAGTTTTCAAACCGcatcttcttgtttatatttattgtttaccattgacttttttgtcaatttaattAGTAAATTATAGTTTGAGTAGTTCATTACACTTTTCTAATATGCGAATTTTTcacatattcaatatttatccCATTGACCGCAAATGGTGAATACAAAAATGAGTTAACACATATCGTTCAAAGCATCAGATACCACACTATCGACAACTGCATGAATCTTTTCTATCAATcctgaaaaatttaaaagaaattccgtcaaaaaatcatttgtaaaacgTGTTTGCATCCGATACTGAGATAACATAATGTACCTAATTAGAGCAACAATCGTTTACCTTAATATGAAGAATAACTTAGTTGTGTTCGCTTTATCCAGATGATGTGTTGtatgtattattattcattttaattttgaattgatgatgCAGACTTGGTTTaagtatttgtttgatttttccgGATGTTGTCATATTTTGTATGCATCTAAATGATGTTGAACTACAGTTAAATcgtatacataatatacatgtCTGAAGCATATTTACGTCGAAAGATACAatacaataattcaaaatatgtgaaatGGATCAACAAGGTATAAAACACAAGTCGTAAATATCGATTTGTTttcactttgacatttttaagtttaaatatatttaatagcTGTTTAAGAACATTTGTTTCCATTAGGAGGTAATGTAATGGACACTTTCTACGCAAAACGTCACAAAAAGGACAAGCACATCATGCATACAAATGGTTAGGTGTTCTAAATTCGGGGttgatatatttggttttgtatACTTGCATtcctatttttcttttctgtataAAAGCAAGCATTTTTCTAATAGTTTTGGAAAAGTATTATATCATCTGACGAGATTTGTTAATTAAAAGTTGTAGTTTATCTACTTTTATTAACATGGAAATGTAAACAGGATAAACTTTTGTATTCATGTTTTCCGATTGTAATCGTCAATAGCCGAGAACAAAGGGGAACGTTTTTTTTATGGCTTCAAAGCATTGGTTTTACTGTTTCGTGTAGTAATATTTTACTGTTGTACTCTTTTCCATCGATTTCTATTTGAGCGTGGTGCTATTTGTCTTTCAAGATTTAGGATTTGTTCCTGTACTTCAGACATGaaccaggtgctccgcagggcgcagctttatacgaccgcagaggtcgaaccctgaacagtttgggcaagtatggacaaaacattcaagcgtgatacagctctgaatttggattgtgatcaaatttttgacaatacatgttttttttttacacaaaacaaatgtcaagattttacaaatcaattaaagatttcttcttcaaactttttaaatctaaaattaaatagttgacacatcataggtttctgacacagaatgaatgtggtctaatgaacttaaaaggtttcttttgcctttgagcaattcactatgctgttgaatattaatcctctcaaaaaaatgtttgaagaaattttctttttatttatgaaatctgaaatgagaaaaatttaaaccccccccccttttttttcacatccccgtttccctttttccaaaactgatatcaattcaaatttctaatggagtttgcaacaataactactcttttaaatacatcataaaatgttaaaatgtaaaataaagtgcttgttatcactgaattggtagtaaaagtgaatatacattgtttattgtataacacaataaaaaaacttcatcagaaacattttatattggcaaatttccaGTGAAGTTGTTTACATAAAGTTATtggcaaataaaaatagaaaatgacatcaTAGTCATGTCTGGCAAATGTCCAACATACACtatctaaaaacattttatataagataAGGAAAAAAAGCTTCATcagcaacattttatattggctaatttccaatgaagttatttacataaagttattggcaaataaaaatagaaaatgacatcaTAGTCATGTCTGGCAAATTTCCaacatgtattatcatcaactattctatacaaagaaagataactccaattgaaaattaattgctattgcacaatattgtgcaattagatatttcttgctattgtgcaatactgtgcaattgaaaatttcttgctattgcacaatacttgaTATggaatcctgatttggaccaacttgaaaactgggcccataatcaaaaatcaaagtacatatttagataaagcatatcaaataagcccaagaatttaatttttgttgaaatcaaacttagtttaattttggaccctttggaccttaatgtagaccaatttgaaaactggaccaaaaattaagaatctacatacacagttagatttggcatatcaaagaacccatttattcaatttttgatgaaatcaaacaaagtttaattttggacccccatttggaccaacttgaaaactaggccaataattaaaaatctaagtacatctttaaattcagcatatcaaagaaccccaaggattcaatttttgttaaaatcaaactaagtttaattttggaccctttggaccttaatgtagaccaatttgaaaacaggacaaaaaattaagaatctacatacatagttagattcggcatatcaaagaaccccaattattcaatttttgatgaaatcacacaaagttcaattttggacgctttgggccccttattcctaaactgttaggaccaaaactcccaaaatcaaaccaaaccttccttttatggtcataaaccttgtgtttaaatttcatagatttctatttacttatactaaagttattgtgcgaaaaccaagaaaaatgcttatttgggcccctttttggcccctaattcataAACTGTTGTGACCTCAACTCCAAAAATccatcccaaccttccttttgtggtcataaaccttgtgttaaaatttcattgatttctatttacttatactaaacatattgtgcgaaaaccaagaataatgcttatttgggcccttttttggcccttaactcctaaactgttggaaccaaaactcccaaaatcaatcccaaccttccttttgtggtcataaaccttgtgtcaaaattttatagatttctattcacttaaactaaagttatagtgcgaaaaccaagaaaatgcttatttgggccctttttggcccctaattcctaaaatgttgggaccaaaacttccaaaatcaatcccaaccttccttttgtggtcataaaccttgtgttaaaatttcatagatttctattcacttttactaaagttagagtgcgaaaactaaaagtatttcggacgacgacgacgacgacgacgacgccaacgtgatagcaatataagacgaaaaaattttcaaattttgcgctCGTATAAAAAGATATCACTTAAGTTACCTGCTTTCATTCGTTCTTTTATGTCTTCAAAACTCCTTGTCTCTAATTCCATTTTCCTGATTTCGTCTAATCGTTTTACGTAGGATTCACCTGCTGGATTGTTACGCTGATCAAATCTAGTTAGCATATCATGAACTATAGTGATTAGTGTTTGGTATCGTGTGTCATCTAATGCAAAGACAGAAGAATGCTGCATTTCATTTCTGATCACACGTATCCGTTGAATGTCGTCACCAATAGCATCTTCATTGGTAGAAATCTGGTCAACCTCTTCTATTTTCCTAAAGCCTTTACTTGGAgagtttatttttaaagcaCAATATTTCTTACACATTTCTGTTATGTCCAACTTTTTACGATCAAGTATTTCTCCAGTCTTTGTATCTAAGAATAAGCGATCGTATAAAACGCCTGATAATACCTCTAGAACTATCTTTGACATTCTGACGTAATTCTGTTCCTCACTACTTAATCTACCGGGAGCCtataatatcaatgaaatatgtaATGATACAAACTAATGCTATATAATTGCCATCTATTAACAGGTAGGTAGCCTTACAAATAGTCAAGGCAGTAAATACACCGGGACAGTGAAAAAGGATAGAACACAGAATTAATGATAGACAGAAAATTCAATGTGACGTCAGAATATTCAAAATTACgtcaaatttatttgaataattaaaaaaaaaaaaaaagatatacatatatatatcattgcaAGCATGCGAGATTTGTACAAAGCACAATGTTCTTAAAGATATACTAGAAGTATTTCCATTCAACAATAATTTTACAGTGGagcatttttattaaatgagcTAGCTACGTAGTATGTTGTTCGACAAAGATAGATATTTAGGGGCTATTCAAAATGCTATGATATTCAACGCAACCAAGTAAACATGGCGTTCTTTTCAATTGATTGAAGATGCattattacatatatttcatTACCTTGAACATACATAAAACAACTTAGAATATAATAGCAACATACCGGTCAGGAACAATTCTTTATTTGTCATATAGCATAGTATGATACGATCATAAACAAGTGAAATAGGATGgataatttgcttaaaaatcGCATTAATATTTTCGCTATACAGCGTTAATTCTGTAGACGATCACATTAATTTTAggaaagtttatttataatttcaaacatttaaatagatataaCTCAACTGTTACTTTCGCTTTTCGTGATATTTTTCGTGTCATGTTGTTTTTCAACCCGGAACAGAAATATGAATCGATGAAGACCCTAGGGTAATCTGtatttttttcgcaaattgtATTTTGATCTATGAAAAGCTATATTCATACATTTACAATgcaatctttattttatatgaaggtcccacaaaaatgtaaaaagtgtgTATGTTTTTTAGCTTCTCTCATGCGATACTTTTTTGGTCACTTTTTATGTGTTGTGTCTGCATATGAATTATAACCCTCAATAGTGAATGAAGAGGTTGAACAAATCCTTCTgaacaaacagaaaaagaagacaCATAAGAACCTAACAAgactttttaatattcaagtTTATTAATGAAAACTCTGTCTCTGATCGGAATACGGTTAGGTGAGCTTTAAATTATAAGTTATAGTGTGGATTACGCAAATGTTTGAAGTTGGTCGGGTTTTTCGTACATTTCctgtaaaacaaaagttttgttgttttcctcttatagttaatgtgtttacctcagttttagtttgtaacacggatctgttttctctcaatagatctatgacttttgaacagtggtatatataacatttagtcctggtatctatgatgattttatttacaaccactgccGGTAGAGATTTacttccccgagggtatcacaagcccagtagtcaccactttctgtgctgacatgaattatcattgatattgttacatttataaattaactgtttacaaaattttgaattttttgaaatactaaggcttttctacctcaggaatatattaccttagctgtatttggcaacacttttaggaatttgggatctcaatgcttttcaacttcgtactttatttggcttttttttaaaacttttttggattcgagcttcactgatgagtcttttgtagacaaaacatgcgTCTgccgtatatataaaatttagtcctggtatctatgatgagtttatatactactgttgcctttatttgacacatttaaaaaaaccttagtcatatttgacacaactttttggaattttggatcctaaatgctcttcaacattgtaCAGTCGAGCATATAAATTGCGAATGGATTCAATACTTTTATCTTTATCACAACCAGTCCACAATGATACTGACATTAGCAACGAGTACACATTAAAggaataaatatacaaattaccAATAATTGGATTTCATCATGTCACAAATATATGCCcactaaatgaaaataatctaaAGCAAATAGAAACATTACCTTAGATTTCTCACCAGACCAATAGTCTTTATATTTATGAACAATCCTATGTTCTTCGCAATAATAATTTTCCCCATCATTTACTTGATCAAATTCAAGGAATCCTGTGTCAGAGGAGAAACTGGTGGTCTCACACTTCCATTTTTTCTTGAAAGATACCGTTTTCAACTTGTATCGCGTGTTGACAATTCTATTGATTTCTCTTTCCACAACTTTTAAAACAGCTTGGTTAACCTCTGTATCTACTTCATTCCATTGCCATACTTGCAGCTGAATCATATGGCTACTCTTTGCTAATACAAATTTTGCACAGCCAGTTCTGTCAATATTGAATACACAACAATCCTTGAAGAGACCTATCTCGCCATTTACCACAGCTAGAGGATATTCTCGTAGACAAGAGACAATCAGATTGCTGATTAGATACGGCggtaaaaaactaaagacaaaacacaaacatgTAGATTTGCTAGCATTTGGAACGTTAAACAATACATCAATAtcattaatttttaatgtttgaagCATGC
The nucleotide sequence above comes from Mytilus trossulus isolate FHL-02 chromosome 5, PNRI_Mtr1.1.1.hap1, whole genome shotgun sequence. Encoded proteins:
- the LOC134719174 gene encoding uncharacterized protein LOC134719174, which produces MSKIVLEVLSGVLYDRLFLDTKTGEILDRKKLDITEMCKKYCALKINSPSKGFRKIEEVDQISTNEDAIGDDIQRIRVIRNEMQHSSVFALDDTRYQTLITIVHDMLTRFDQRNNPAGESYVKRLDEIRKMELETRSFEDIKERMKAGLIEKIHAVVDSVVSDALNDMC